One Candidatus Kryptobacter tengchongensis DNA window includes the following coding sequences:
- a CDS encoding flagellar protein FliS — protein MQEKYIENEILNLSPVELILKIYDVAIISCKRKDAERANKAITELIASLNFDYKEIALSLFKLYHYCQYEIRRGNFDNAVEILKELRDAWAKAFNLK, from the coding sequence ATGCAAGAGAAATACATAGAGAATGAAATTCTAAACCTTTCACCCGTTGAACTCATTCTAAAAATTTACGATGTTGCCATCATAAGCTGTAAAAGAAAAGACGCAGAAAGAGCGAATAAAGCAATAACTGAACTTATTGCCTCGCTTAACTTTGATTATAAAGAAATTGCTTTGAGTTTATTTAAACTTTACCACTACTGTCAATATGAGATAAGGCGTGGGAATTTTGATAATGCGGTTGAGATTTTGAAAGAACTTCGTGATGCTTGGGCAAAGGCTTTCAACTTAAAATAG
- a CDS encoding rare lipoprotein A, whose protein sequence is MRSLKILGIISAFVFNSCTSAVRYSTQDTSFKNSEKVQVGVASYYGVEFHGRPTTSGETYDMNALTAAHPTLPIGTLVKVTNLANNKSVIVRINDRGPFKKNRIIDVSYEAAKQLGFINDGTALVKIEVIELPKDGQDK, encoded by the coding sequence ATGAGGTCTTTAAAAATTTTAGGGATAATTTCCGCATTCGTGTTTAATTCATGCACGAGCGCTGTTCGTTATTCAACTCAGGATACATCCTTTAAAAACTCCGAAAAAGTTCAAGTCGGTGTTGCATCATACTACGGCGTGGAGTTTCACGGTAGACCCACAACAAGTGGGGAAACTTATGATATGAACGCTCTCACAGCAGCTCATCCAACTCTACCGATAGGAACACTTGTTAAGGTTACAAACCTTGCAAATAATAAAAGTGTAATCGTGCGGATAAATGACAGAGGTCCTTTCAAAAAGAATAGAATTATTGATGTTTCGTATGAGGCAGCTAAACAACTTGGTTTTATAAACGATGGTACAGCTCTTGTGAAAATTGAAGTCATAGAATTACCAAAGGACGGTCAAGATAAATAA
- a CDS encoding mannose-1-phosphate guanylyltransferase: protein MASKAFAVIMAGGVGSRFWPKSRARKPKQFLNILSSKSLIEQTIERINPLIPEENILIVSNKNQTAELVQVLPKFPIQNIILEPLSKNTAPCIGLASLFIKRHQPDAVMVVLPSDHLITDVEKFLNTLKIGIESAYETMGLITIGIQPTYPSTGYGYIQFIEDDESEMSKKGVYKVKTFAEKPDLETAQKFLDSGDFLWNSGMFIWRVDVILDEIKTHLPDIYEELMKIDEAIGRDDFKTVLEQSYGKMRAISIDYGVMEKTDRAYVIKANFGWSDVGSWEEVYNLAPKDKDGNYIASNSENVILIDVKNCLVEGNRTLIAMIGVEDLIVVSTEDAILICKRDRAQDVRNVVNFLKRKNLDKYL, encoded by the coding sequence ATGGCATCAAAAGCATTCGCAGTGATAATGGCTGGTGGAGTTGGTTCAAGGTTTTGGCCTAAAAGCAGAGCCAGAAAACCAAAACAATTTTTAAACATTCTTTCCTCAAAATCTTTAATTGAGCAAACGATAGAGCGAATCAACCCATTGATCCCGGAGGAAAATATACTTATCGTTTCAAACAAGAATCAAACTGCGGAACTTGTCCAAGTTCTTCCAAAATTCCCAATCCAAAATATAATTCTTGAGCCACTTTCCAAAAACACAGCACCATGCATTGGTCTTGCAAGTTTGTTTATAAAAAGGCATCAACCCGATGCAGTTATGGTAGTATTGCCTTCGGATCACTTGATAACCGATGTTGAAAAATTTCTTAACACATTAAAAATTGGAATTGAATCTGCATATGAAACTATGGGATTGATAACCATAGGGATTCAACCAACTTATCCATCTACTGGATATGGTTATATTCAATTCATTGAGGACGATGAAAGTGAGATGTCAAAAAAGGGAGTTTATAAAGTGAAAACGTTTGCTGAAAAACCTGATCTTGAAACAGCCCAAAAATTCCTTGATAGCGGAGATTTTCTTTGGAACAGCGGTATGTTTATATGGAGAGTTGATGTGATACTTGACGAAATTAAAACGCATTTACCGGATATTTATGAAGAACTTATGAAAATTGATGAGGCAATTGGGAGAGATGATTTTAAAACGGTGCTTGAACAATCATATGGGAAGATGAGAGCAATTTCAATTGATTACGGAGTTATGGAGAAGACAGATCGTGCTTATGTAATAAAAGCAAATTTTGGATGGAGCGATGTTGGAAGTTGGGAGGAAGTTTATAACCTTGCGCCGAAGGATAAGGATGGGAATTACATTGCTTCAAATTCAGAAAATGTGATTTTAATTGATGTCAAAAATTGTTTAGTTGAAGGGAATAGAACTCTTATTGCAATGATTGGTGTTGAAGATTTGATAGTTGTGAGTACAGAAGATGCCATCCTGATTTGTAAACGTGACAGAGCCCAGGATGTCAGAAATGTTGTTAATTTTCTCAAACGAAAAAATTTAGATAAGTATTTATGA
- a CDS encoding flagellar hook-associated protein 2: MSFYLNASSVINPIDNLIQMFKQAEGNKLIKPVETQKNLIQTKNSTFLELKTKLNSLFLAVKDLSIVGANSKFQVKTADISDQTVLSVSVESSATPANHTVFVQRLAKEETVISSKFSSDGMEILTTEGTGTKTIRLTINGISTDLNISISSGDTNKVILNKIATAINSSISDASASVINDTSSTSRLVIKSKNTGSQYAITLSDISGTLLANIGLDSNVVSNRISSTDTSGGYLYSDVNLLDAEIIVDGITIVRSSNKINDAISGVAIELKKSQNAGDTPVSITIKNDAVKVREAIDSFIKAYNDLVKFINDKTKTTSDGVRSIFSGDYTLMRLKTDLRLKVSGQVSTGALRFLSDIGIKTNQDGTLSISDGAKLDRLISTDVSQVESLFNSSDGIAVKLKEFINPFVQIGGVIDQRVNSGKEQIKQLDERIKSLNSLIDQRAEALRKQFAQLQSLYYAFTRQQTMIQQLTQILMP, from the coding sequence ATGTCTTTTTATCTTAACGCAAGTAGTGTCATTAATCCGATTGATAACTTGATACAGATGTTTAAACAGGCGGAAGGCAATAAACTTATTAAGCCAGTTGAAACGCAGAAAAATTTAATTCAAACGAAAAATTCAACATTTCTTGAGTTGAAAACAAAGTTAAACTCGCTTTTTTTAGCGGTAAAAGATTTATCAATCGTAGGGGCAAACTCAAAATTTCAGGTTAAAACTGCCGATATCTCAGATCAAACAGTTTTATCAGTCAGCGTTGAATCATCTGCAACTCCTGCAAATCATACAGTTTTTGTTCAACGACTTGCCAAAGAAGAAACAGTCATCTCTTCAAAGTTTTCAAGCGATGGAATGGAAATTTTGACAACAGAAGGAACTGGAACGAAAACAATAAGACTTACAATAAATGGCATTTCAACCGATTTAAACATCTCAATTTCAAGTGGAGATACAAATAAGGTAATTTTAAATAAAATTGCCACCGCTATAAATTCTTCAATTTCTGACGCAAGTGCAAGCGTTATAAATGATACAAGTTCAACCTCACGGCTTGTTATAAAAAGCAAGAACACGGGGAGTCAGTATGCTATTACTCTTTCTGACATTTCTGGAACTTTGCTCGCAAATATCGGGCTTGATTCAAATGTGGTTTCAAATAGAATTTCCTCAACGGATACATCGGGTGGATATCTCTATAGTGATGTTAACTTGCTTGATGCGGAAATTATCGTTGATGGGATAACAATAGTTCGGAGTTCAAATAAAATAAATGATGCCATCTCTGGCGTTGCAATTGAACTGAAAAAATCTCAAAATGCTGGAGACACTCCCGTATCAATTACAATTAAAAATGATGCGGTAAAAGTTAGGGAGGCAATTGATTCCTTTATCAAAGCCTACAACGATTTGGTTAAGTTCATAAACGATAAAACAAAAACGACATCTGATGGGGTGCGCTCTATCTTTAGCGGTGATTATACGCTCATGAGGTTGAAAACTGATTTAAGACTTAAAGTAAGCGGTCAAGTTTCAACGGGTGCTTTAAGATTTTTAAGTGACATCGGGATAAAAACAAACCAAGATGGAACACTATCAATCTCTGATGGCGCAAAACTTGACAGGTTAATTTCAACAGATGTCTCACAAGTTGAATCGCTTTTCAATTCATCTGATGGAATTGCCGTTAAATTGAAGGAGTTTATAAATCCATTTGTTCAAATCGGCGGAGTAATTGACCAGCGAGTTAATTCTGGAAAAGAACAAATAAAACAGCTTGATGAGAGGATAAAGTCTTTAAATAGCTTGATAGATCAAAGGGCGGAGGCTTTGCGAAAACAATTTGCGCAACTTCAATCTCTTTACTACGCTTTTACAAGGCAACAAACAATGATTCAGCAATTAACACAAATTCTTATGCCATGA
- a CDS encoding flagellar protein FlaG, producing the protein MIQEIKDISTPQPVNQNMAEFREAKTVINEKGDKETKREVSVEEIENIVKELNKFIQIFNTKVAFEIDEETKKTILKIVDVETNEIIRQIPPEELLRISRRISELLGLIINERI; encoded by the coding sequence ATGATACAAGAGATAAAAGACATATCAACGCCACAACCAGTCAATCAAAACATGGCTGAATTTAGGGAAGCGAAGACAGTCATTAATGAAAAAGGTGACAAGGAAACGAAGCGTGAGGTATCAGTTGAAGAGATTGAAAATATAGTAAAAGAGTTAAATAAGTTTATTCAAATTTTCAACACGAAAGTTGCTTTTGAAATTGACGAGGAAACGAAGAAAACGATTTTGAAGATTGTTGATGTTGAAACAAACGAAATAATTCGCCAGATCCCGCCCGAAGAACTTTTAAGGATTTCAAGAAGGATAAGTGAATTACTTGGATTGATAATCAATGAAAGGATTTAG
- a CDS encoding muramoyltetrapeptide carboxypeptidase, with product MRRLKPPALRKGDVIGIISPASSPDDFSRIDKGIAYLESLGYRVKPGKYIYGRSGYLSAGDDERARDLNEMFLDPQVRAIICVRGGYGTPRILDKVNYIAIRKNPKIFVGYSDITALQFAIFKKTGLITFSGPMLAVDIYSNFDAYAEEFFWRILTSKSSKIEIKNPIDQDIQVLNHGKAAGTLLGGNLSLIASIIGTKFQPDFNNSILVIEDIGEEPYRIDRYLSQLKNSGILNKIKGCILGQFTDCVAKEPEKSLTLEQIFQDYFKNLGIPILSNLSYGHIPQKITLPIGARIKIDTKRKTITIVEKVLS from the coding sequence TTGAGAAGATTAAAACCACCAGCTTTAAGGAAAGGAGATGTAATTGGAATCATTTCCCCGGCAAGTTCGCCAGATGATTTTTCAAGGATAGATAAAGGTATAGCATATCTTGAAAGTTTAGGTTATAGAGTAAAACCAGGTAAGTACATTTATGGGCGAAGTGGTTATCTTTCGGCTGGGGACGATGAAAGGGCAAGGGATTTGAATGAGATGTTTTTGGATCCGCAAGTTCGTGCGATAATTTGTGTAAGAGGTGGCTACGGCACGCCGAGAATACTTGATAAGGTTAATTACATTGCTATAAGAAAAAACCCTAAAATTTTCGTCGGCTACAGCGATATAACAGCGCTTCAATTTGCCATCTTTAAAAAAACTGGCTTGATAACTTTCTCTGGTCCGATGCTCGCAGTTGATATTTATTCAAATTTTGATGCTTACGCTGAGGAATTTTTCTGGCGGATTTTGACATCAAAATCAAGCAAAATTGAGATAAAAAATCCAATTGATCAAGATATCCAAGTTTTAAATCACGGGAAAGCTGCAGGAACATTGCTCGGTGGAAACCTTTCTTTGATTGCGTCAATAATTGGAACTAAATTTCAACCGGATTTTAACAATTCAATCCTTGTGATTGAAGATATCGGTGAAGAACCATATAGAATTGACAGGTATCTTTCGCAATTGAAAAATTCTGGAATACTTAACAAAATTAAAGGCTGTATACTTGGGCAATTTACAGATTGTGTCGCAAAGGAACCTGAAAAAAGTCTAACACTTGAGCAAATCTTTCAGGATTATTTTAAAAATCTTGGAATCCCTATCTTGTCCAATTTAAGTTATGGACACATTCCTCAGAAAATCACTCTGCCGATTGGAGCAAGAATAAAAATTGATACAAAGAGAAAAACAATAACAATAGTTGAAAAGGTTCTTTCTTAA
- a CDS encoding negative regulator of flagellin synthesis FlgM codes for MKINEISGKIPLPEENSGKGAQKLGDKKDKIEISGEAKELYKLTRIEKIEEIRKRVDAGFYNSDDVIDKVAEKIYEHLKMNR; via the coding sequence ATGAAAATAAATGAAATAAGTGGGAAAATACCGTTACCTGAAGAAAACAGCGGGAAAGGAGCGCAGAAGTTGGGAGATAAAAAAGATAAAATTGAAATTTCGGGCGAGGCAAAGGAACTTTATAAATTAACAAGAATTGAGAAAATTGAAGAAATAAGGAAAAGGGTTGACGCAGGCTTTTATAACTCTGATGATGTAATTGACAAGGTTGCAGAAAAGATTTACGAGCATTTGAAAATGAATAGATAA
- a CDS encoding alanine racemase: protein MRPTRAEINLSAFEFNFNQVRKLIGGGTKIMAVVKANAYGHGAVEISKSAVSLGADYLAVAIPEEGVELRKNGINIPILVFTPAFEHQMELFIKYDLTATITSLHEAEKFNSLCEKFGKKVKCHIKIDTGMGRIGVNYKSAFEFVRRIYNEFKNLYIEGIYTHFATSDEKDKTFAYDQFERFINLIKELKFAGIEFQLKHCANSGAILDMPETYLDMVRPGIMLYGYHPSLEVLNKIELKPVMTLKSKVAFIKEIEPGTSISYGRKFIASGKTRIVTIPIGYADGYRRSLTNLGKVQINDKIFPVVGTVTMDQIMVDVGLSTEIKVGDDVILFGSGTLTAWELAKLLGTIPYEICCNVSARVPRIYLRD from the coding sequence ATGCGACCGACAAGGGCGGAGATTAATCTTTCCGCATTTGAGTTTAATTTTAACCAAGTTAGAAAGCTTATCGGTGGGGGAACAAAGATAATGGCGGTTGTCAAAGCAAATGCCTATGGACATGGAGCTGTTGAAATATCAAAATCCGCTGTTTCGCTTGGCGCTGATTATCTTGCGGTTGCAATTCCAGAAGAAGGAGTTGAATTAAGGAAAAATGGGATTAACATACCAATCCTTGTCTTCACCCCAGCATTTGAGCATCAAATGGAGCTTTTTATCAAGTATGATTTAACAGCAACGATAACCTCACTTCATGAAGCAGAGAAATTCAATTCACTATGTGAAAAATTTGGTAAGAAGGTAAAATGTCATATTAAAATTGACACGGGAATGGGAAGGATTGGCGTAAATTATAAAAGTGCATTTGAATTTGTGAGAAGAATTTATAACGAGTTTAAAAATCTTTACATTGAGGGAATTTACACACACTTTGCCACATCGGACGAAAAGGATAAAACTTTTGCTTATGATCAGTTTGAAAGATTCATTAATTTAATTAAGGAACTTAAATTTGCTGGAATTGAATTTCAATTGAAGCATTGCGCAAATTCCGGAGCAATACTTGATATGCCAGAGACATATCTTGATATGGTTAGACCCGGAATTATGCTTTACGGCTATCATCCATCGCTTGAGGTTTTGAATAAGATTGAACTTAAACCTGTTATGACTTTAAAATCAAAAGTTGCCTTTATAAAGGAAATTGAACCTGGAACAAGCATAAGTTATGGGAGAAAATTTATTGCGAGTGGGAAAACAAGGATTGTAACTATACCGATTGGATATGCGGATGGTTATAGACGCTCGCTTACAAATCTTGGAAAGGTTCAGATAAATGATAAAATTTTCCCGGTTGTTGGAACTGTGACAATGGATCAAATCATGGTAGATGTGGGGTTGAGCACAGAAATAAAGGTTGGTGATGATGTAATTTTATTCGGGAGTGGAACTTTAACCGCTTGGGAACTTGCGAAATTGCTTGGGACAATACCTTACGAGATTTGCTGTAATGTTTCAGCAAGGGTTCCAAGGATTTATTTAAGGGATTAA